A genomic region of Balearica regulorum gibbericeps isolate bBalReg1 chromosome 8, bBalReg1.pri, whole genome shotgun sequence contains the following coding sequences:
- the RC3H1 gene encoding roquin-1 isoform X16 gives MHLFVVCLFSVWGLAAPEHYVVEDICTAKPRDIPVNPMCIYRNPEKKLQESEGQEPGKGKLPESTNPRVWELSKANSRFAVVFYKYLADSKDNGENIFMSPLSISTAFAMTKLGACGSTLQQLMEVFRFDTISEKTSDQIHFFFAKLNCRLYKKANKSSELVSANRLFGEKSLVFNETYQNISEIVYGAKLWPLNFKEKPEFSRAIINEWVANKTEKRITEVIPEGGIDDLTVLVLVNTIYFKGHWKSQFPAPNTKLDLFHKANGETCKVPIMYQESKFRHASIPQDKVQVLELPYKGDDITMVLVLPTAGTSLVEVERDLTSEKLQDWIDSMTEVSLFVYLPRFRIEDSFSVKEKLRKMGLEDLFSPENARLPGIIAEGRTDLYVSEAFHKAFLEVNEEGSEASAATAVTVSGRSFPMNRIIFNANRPFLLFIREAALNTVIFMGRIADPCS, from the exons ATGCATCTTTTTGTGGTGTGTCTCTTCAGTGTCTGGGGTCTTGCTGCCCCTGAGCACTACGTCGTGGAAGACATCTGTACCGCAAAGCCACGTGACATCCCGGTGAATCCCATGTGCATCTATCGTAACCCCGAGAAGAAGCTCCAGGAGAGCGAGGGGCAAGAGCCAGGGAAGGGCAAACTCCCGGAGTCTACTAACCCCCGGGTCTGGGAGCTGTCGAAGGCCAACTCACGCTTTGCTGTTGTCTTCTACAAGTACCTGGCTGACTCCAAGGACAATGGGGAAAACATCTTCATGTCGCCCCTCAGCATTTCTACAGCCTTCGCCATGACCAAGCTTGGAGCTTGTGGTAGCACCCTCCAGCAGCTCATGGAG GTATTTCGATTTGACACCATTTCGGAGAAGACATCTGATCAGATCCACTTCTTCTTTGCCAAGCTGAACTGCCGGCTttacaagaaagcaaataaatcctCAGAGCTGGTATCAGCCAACCGCCTCTTCGGGGAGAAATCTTTGGTCTTTAATGAGACATACCAGAACATTAGTGAAATAGTTTATGGAGCGAAACTCTGGCCCTTGAACTTCAAA GAGAAGCCAGAATTTTCCAGGGCGATCATTAATGAGTGGGTGGCTAATAAGACGGAGAAGCGCATTACAGAAGTGATCCCAGAAGGAGGCATTGATGATCTCACTGTCTTGGTCCTGGTCAACACCATCTATTTTAAG GGGCACTGGAAATCGCAGTTCCCAGCTCCAAACACAAAACTGGATTTATTTCACAAAGCCAACGGTGAGACCTGCAAAGTCCCAATTATGTACCAAGAGTCCAAATTCCGCCACGCGTCCATCCCCCAGGACAAAgtccaggtgctggagctgccttACAAAGGGGATGATATCACGATGGTGCTGGTCCTGCCCACTGCTGGGACATCACTGGTGGAGGTGGAGCGAGACCTGACATCGGAGAAGCTGCAGGACTGGATAGACTCCATGACGGAGGTCTCTCTCTTCGTCTACCTCCCTCGTTTCCGCATTGAGGACAGCTTCAGCGTCaaggagaagctgagaaaaatggGGCTGGAAGATCTCTTCAGTCCAGAAAATGCCAGACTCCCAG GTATCATTGCAGAGGGCCGTACAGACCTGTATGTATCTGAGGCCTTCCACAAAGCCTTCCTCGAG GTGAATGAAGAAGGCAGCGAGGCATCGGCTGCTACAGCTGTCACCGTCTCCGGCCGTTCCTTCCCCATGAACAGAATAATCTTCAACGCCAACAGGCCCTTCCTGCTTTTCATCCGGGAAGCTGCCCTCAACACCGTTATCTTCATGGGCAGAATAGCTGATCCTTGTTCCTAA